A genome region from Panthera leo isolate Ple1 chromosome A2, P.leo_Ple1_pat1.1, whole genome shotgun sequence includes the following:
- the B3GNT3 gene encoding N-acetyllactosaminide beta-1,3-N-acetylglucosaminyltransferase 3 isoform X2, with the protein MPTRCQVLGAPFMLAQSCELEVAQMSPFITGETEAQGIEDARGVMAAGLKPRSGALESVPLGWGTTRPARMRCSRPRSTEVALPVALSIVTLFFFSLYMSSPAFQSLKEPQDNPVALTWPSLPSRPAPRPPPAPCGANASVATLPNFEGQPQQVRDFLLYRHCRDFPLLQDVPLGKCAPPVFLLLVIKSSPRNYERRELVRRTWGRERQVRGVQLRRLFLVGTAPNPLEARKVNRLLALEAQAHGDILQWDFHDSFFNLTLKQVLFLQWQETRCANASFVLNGDDDVFAHTDNMVSYLQDHNPDRHLFVGQLIHGVGPVRVPWSKYYVPTVVTQEERYPPYCGGGGFLLSRFTATALRRAASTLDLFPIDDVFLGMCLEQEGLKPASHGGIRTAGIGAPSARISSFDPCFYRELLLVHRFLPYEMLLMWDALSRPNLTCGQQMQVY; encoded by the exons ATGCCCACCAGGTGCCAGGTGCTGGGAGCTCCCTTCATGCTTGCACAGTCCTGTGAGTTGGAGGTGGCTCAGATGTCCCCTTTTATaactggggaaaccgaggcccagggtATAGAGGACGCACGGGGAGTGATGGCAGCGGGATTGAAACCCAGGAGTGGGGCTCTGGAGTCTGTCCCTCTGGG CTGGG GAACCACCAGGCCGGCCAGGATGAGATGTTCTCGGCCCCGCAGCACAGAGGTGGCCCTGCCTGTAGCTCTGAGCATCGTCACCCTCTTCTTCTTCAGTCTGTACATGTCATCGCCCGCCTTCCAGAGCCTGAAGGAGCCCCAGGACAACCCCGTGGCCCTGACCTGGCCCTCTCTACCCTCTcggcccgccccgcgccccccgcccgccccctgcGGGGCCAACGCCTCCGTGGCCACCCTGCCCAACTTCGAGGGGCAGCCACAGCAGGTGCGTGACTTCCTGCTGTACAGGCACTGCCGTGACTTCCCGCTGCTGCAGGACGTGCCCCTGGGCAAGTGCGCGCCGCCCGTCTTCCTGCTGCTGGTGATCAAATCCTCGCCCAGGAATTACGAGCGGCGGGAGCTGGTGCGGCGCACTTGGGGCCGCGAGCGCCAGGTGCGGGGTGTCCAGCTGCGCCGCCTCTTCCTGGTGGGGACGGCCCCTAACCCCCTGGAGGCTCGCAAGGTCAACCGGCTGCTGGCGCTGGAGGCACAGGCGCACGGCGACATCTTGCAGTGGGACTTCCATGACTCCTTCTTCAACCTCACGCTCAAACAG GTGCTCTTCCTACAGTGGCAGGAGACTCGGTGCGCCAATGCCAGCTTCGTGCTCAATGGGGACGATGACGTCTTTGCACACACAGACAACATGGTCTCCTACCTGCAGGACCATAATCCCGACCGCCACCTCTTTGTGGGGCAACTGATCCACGGTGTGGGCCCCGTCCGGGTTCCCTGGAGCAAGTACTATGTGCCAACAGTGGTGACACAGGAGGAGCGGTACCCTCCCTACTGTGGGGGGGGTGGCTTCCTGCTGTCCCGCTTCACGGCCACTGCCCTGCGCCGGGCCGCCTCCACACTGGACCTCTTCCCTATCGATGATGTCTTCCTGGGCATGTGCCTGGAGCAGGAAGGTCTGAAGCCCGCCTCACACGGCGGTATCCGCACAGCTGGCATTGGGGCTCCCTCGGCCCGCATATCCTCCTTTGACCCCTGCTTCTACCGGGAGCTGCTCCTGGTCCATCGCTTCTTGCCATACGAGATGCTACTCATGTGGGACGCCCTGAGCCGACCCAACCTCACCTGTGGCCAGCAGATGCAGGTCTACTGA
- the B3GNT3 gene encoding N-acetyllactosaminide beta-1,3-N-acetylglucosaminyltransferase 3 isoform X1, giving the protein MRCSRPRSTEVALPVALSIVTLFFFSLYMSSPAFQSLKEPQDNPVALTWPSLPSRPAPRPPPAPCGANASVATLPNFEGQPQQVRDFLLYRHCRDFPLLQDVPLGKCAPPVFLLLVIKSSPRNYERRELVRRTWGRERQVRGVQLRRLFLVGTAPNPLEARKVNRLLALEAQAHGDILQWDFHDSFFNLTLKQVLFLQWQETRCANASFVLNGDDDVFAHTDNMVSYLQDHNPDRHLFVGQLIHGVGPVRVPWSKYYVPTVVTQEERYPPYCGGGGFLLSRFTATALRRAASTLDLFPIDDVFLGMCLEQEGLKPASHGGIRTAGIGAPSARISSFDPCFYRELLLVHRFLPYEMLLMWDALSRPNLTCGQQMQVY; this is encoded by the exons ATGAGATGTTCTCGGCCCCGCAGCACAGAGGTGGCCCTGCCTGTAGCTCTGAGCATCGTCACCCTCTTCTTCTTCAGTCTGTACATGTCATCGCCCGCCTTCCAGAGCCTGAAGGAGCCCCAGGACAACCCCGTGGCCCTGACCTGGCCCTCTCTACCCTCTcggcccgccccgcgccccccgcccgccccctgcGGGGCCAACGCCTCCGTGGCCACCCTGCCCAACTTCGAGGGGCAGCCACAGCAGGTGCGTGACTTCCTGCTGTACAGGCACTGCCGTGACTTCCCGCTGCTGCAGGACGTGCCCCTGGGCAAGTGCGCGCCGCCCGTCTTCCTGCTGCTGGTGATCAAATCCTCGCCCAGGAATTACGAGCGGCGGGAGCTGGTGCGGCGCACTTGGGGCCGCGAGCGCCAGGTGCGGGGTGTCCAGCTGCGCCGCCTCTTCCTGGTGGGGACGGCCCCTAACCCCCTGGAGGCTCGCAAGGTCAACCGGCTGCTGGCGCTGGAGGCACAGGCGCACGGCGACATCTTGCAGTGGGACTTCCATGACTCCTTCTTCAACCTCACGCTCAAACAG GTGCTCTTCCTACAGTGGCAGGAGACTCGGTGCGCCAATGCCAGCTTCGTGCTCAATGGGGACGATGACGTCTTTGCACACACAGACAACATGGTCTCCTACCTGCAGGACCATAATCCCGACCGCCACCTCTTTGTGGGGCAACTGATCCACGGTGTGGGCCCCGTCCGGGTTCCCTGGAGCAAGTACTATGTGCCAACAGTGGTGACACAGGAGGAGCGGTACCCTCCCTACTGTGGGGGGGGTGGCTTCCTGCTGTCCCGCTTCACGGCCACTGCCCTGCGCCGGGCCGCCTCCACACTGGACCTCTTCCCTATCGATGATGTCTTCCTGGGCATGTGCCTGGAGCAGGAAGGTCTGAAGCCCGCCTCACACGGCGGTATCCGCACAGCTGGCATTGGGGCTCCCTCGGCCCGCATATCCTCCTTTGACCCCTGCTTCTACCGGGAGCTGCTCCTGGTCCATCGCTTCTTGCCATACGAGATGCTACTCATGTGGGACGCCCTGAGCCGACCCAACCTCACCTGTGGCCAGCAGATGCAGGTCTACTGA
- the INSL3 gene encoding insulin-like 3: MDPRRPLTWALVLLGTGLALALGPAPAPEAPEKLCGHHLVRALVRVCGGPRWSSEDGRRAAGGDRELLQWLEGRHLHGLAADGDPTPVLEPQPLPQASRRHRPRRAAAANPAHFCCLSGCTRQHLLTLCPH, translated from the exons ATGGACCCCCGCCGCCCACTCACCTGGGCACTGGTGCTGCTGGGCACCGGTCTGGCGCTCGCGCTGGGCCCCGCGCCGGCTCCGGAAGCCCCAGAGAAACTGTGCGGCCACCACTTGGTGCGCGCGCTGGTGCGGGTGTGCGGGGGCCCGCGCTGGTCCTCCGAAGACGGGCGGCGAGCGGCTGGCGGAGACC GTGAGCTGCTGCAGTGGCTGGAAGGACGACATCTCCACGGGCTGGCGGCCGACGGGGACCCCACGCCGGTTCTCGagccacagcccctgccccaggcctctcGCCGTCACCGCCCCCGCCGGGCAGCCGCCGCCAACCCTGCACATTTCTGCTGCCTCAGTGGCTGCACCCGGCAGCACCTGTTGACTCTGTGTCCTCACTGA